TTAAAATCTTCTCGAAAATCGTCTCAAACTCACCTAAGTCATTTGCATAAAAATCCGCATCGGGTAGGCTTTCTTTGTCTAAAGTCGTCATAAGGGCGGCTACTTGCATGCCGGCATTTTTAGCAGCTTGAATTCCCAAGGGTGCATTTTCTACTGCTAAACAAAGCTCGGGAGAAATAGCCAATTCTCTTGCCGCATTTAGATAGCATTCCGGATTTGGTTTGCCGTTTTTAATGTCATCTGCCGTGGTGATTGTATCGAAAAGTTCAATGAACTCAGGACTGTGTGAATGCTCAACATTCAAACGCACCGTGCCGGTGACCAGTCCGATTAATTTGCCCCGCTGTTTAAGACTCTTCAGAAATGATTCTGTACCATTTTCTATTTTTGCTTCGGTAATTTTGCGGTAAATTTTCTGCTTCTTATCAATGAATTCCTTTAATTCAAGCTCGGAAATTTCAACGCTTCGGTCTGCGAAAATCTCACGGGCTAATTCAATGGGGCGGGCGCCTTCCCGTAAAAGAACTTCCTCCGGTTTAATGGTTATTTCAAAATCACTGAAGACGCTCTGCCAGGCCTTAACGTGAAAAGGCATGCTGTTAACCAAAACCCCGTCATAATCAAAAAGAACTGCTTTTACCAATTAATTTCTCCAGGCCAAAGAGGTGAAGTCTACGGGTTGTTTTTTGGAAAGTTGGAACTAAACGTGCGGTAACAAAGAGGGTCTATTTTTACTCCGAAAAGTTATTAGCGAGAGACAGTTGGTTTTAATGAGTTTGAATATAGGA
The genomic region above belongs to candidate division KSB1 bacterium and contains:
- a CDS encoding HAD family phosphatase, which encodes MVKAVLFDYDGVLVNSMPFHVKAWQSVFSDFEITIKPEEVLLREGARPIELAREIFADRSVEISELELKEFIDKKQKIYRKITEAKIENGTESFLKSLKQRGKLIGLVTGTVRLNVEHSHSPEFIELFDTITTADDIKNGKPNPECYLNAARELAISPELCLAVENAPLGIQAAKNAGMQVAALMTTLDKESLPDADFYANDLGEFETIFEKILTNNHKPN